A single region of the Solwaraspora sp. WMMD791 genome encodes:
- a CDS encoding TatD family hydrolase, which translates to MRIFDPHIHMTSRTTDDYQAMADAGVRALVEPAFWLGQPRTNVGSFVDYFDSLLGWEPYRASQFGIRHFATLALNPKEANDPRCTGVLDVLPRYLVKDGVVAVGEIGYDSMTPAEDEAFAAQLALARAHELPALVHTPHRDKARGTERTLAVVAESGIDPGRVVVDHLNEVTVGLVKESGCWMGFSIYPETKMSPPRMVEILKQYGPERILVNSAADWGRSDPLLTRRTGEAMLAAGFSDDDVDRVLWRNPVEFYGQSGRLDLSDVAAPAPTFEGSSIMRGGG; encoded by the coding sequence GTGCGCATCTTCGACCCGCACATCCACATGACCTCGCGGACCACCGACGACTACCAGGCGATGGCCGACGCCGGGGTCCGTGCCCTGGTCGAACCGGCGTTCTGGCTCGGCCAGCCGCGCACCAACGTCGGCTCCTTCGTCGACTACTTCGACTCCCTGCTGGGCTGGGAACCGTACCGGGCCAGTCAGTTCGGCATCCGGCACTTCGCCACGCTGGCGTTGAACCCCAAGGAGGCCAACGACCCCCGCTGCACCGGCGTGCTCGACGTCCTGCCCCGCTACCTGGTCAAGGACGGGGTGGTGGCGGTCGGCGAGATCGGCTACGACTCGATGACGCCGGCCGAGGACGAGGCGTTCGCCGCCCAGTTGGCGCTGGCCCGCGCGCACGAGCTGCCGGCCCTGGTGCACACCCCGCACCGGGACAAGGCCCGGGGCACCGAACGGACCCTGGCGGTGGTCGCCGAGTCCGGCATCGACCCCGGCCGAGTGGTCGTCGACCACCTCAACGAGGTGACGGTCGGGCTGGTCAAGGAGTCCGGCTGCTGGATGGGCTTCTCGATCTATCCGGAGACCAAGATGTCCCCGCCGCGCATGGTCGAGATCCTCAAGCAGTACGGCCCGGAGCGGATCCTGGTCAACTCGGCCGCCGACTGGGGCCGGTCCGACCCGCTGCTGACCCGGAGAACCGGCGAGGCGATGCTGGCCGCCGGCTTCAGCGACGACGACGTCGACCGGGTGCTGTGGCGTAACCCGGTCGAGTTCTACGGACAGTCCGGTCGGCTGGACCTGAGCGACGTCGCGGCCCCCGCACCGACCTTCGAGGGCAGCTCGATCATGCGCGGTGGTGGCTGA
- a CDS encoding Wzz/FepE/Etk N-terminal domain-containing protein, giving the protein MEIVDYLRIARRRLWLLVGVPVLAAGAAATLVLIAPQQYTATAYVAAPALVGGAAAQQYTGNQAANQFAAAFSAAATSPRVVDEVAADTGVAANRLRSGLAVSQVGASSQMEVTFTSPDRASVAPVLAATTERALAFLFSSQVAIATEQVTAASTDVAEATAAITAWEKENKVTQPDKIYQATLNEMASLRQQRLQMQAVGNGRGADAATAAIEAGQKQLDTIGPKLPDYQALLAQRDAATSALSSARQGLQAARAQVQAADPAEVASVGAVRAVSRTSSLINATVPVAGAGLLLAVVLVAMLELLARNRAGDPPTSATDTPVPPPGPRPTGGDETREIPVARVGRATPAGQLSRGGGRVYESGGALEPQTGR; this is encoded by the coding sequence GTGGAGATCGTCGACTACCTGCGCATCGCGCGCCGGCGGCTGTGGCTGCTGGTCGGTGTGCCGGTCCTGGCCGCCGGAGCGGCCGCGACGCTGGTGCTGATCGCCCCGCAGCAGTACACCGCCACCGCCTACGTGGCCGCCCCGGCCCTGGTGGGCGGTGCCGCCGCGCAGCAGTACACCGGTAACCAGGCCGCCAACCAGTTCGCGGCCGCGTTCAGCGCCGCCGCCACCTCACCCCGGGTGGTCGACGAGGTCGCCGCCGACACCGGAGTGGCCGCCAACCGGTTACGGTCCGGGCTGGCGGTCAGCCAGGTCGGGGCGAGCAGCCAGATGGAGGTCACCTTCACTTCGCCGGACCGCGCGTCGGTCGCCCCGGTGCTCGCCGCGACCACCGAACGCGCGCTGGCCTTCCTCTTCTCCTCGCAGGTCGCGATCGCCACCGAACAGGTCACCGCCGCCAGCACCGACGTGGCCGAAGCGACCGCCGCGATCACCGCCTGGGAGAAGGAGAACAAGGTCACCCAGCCGGACAAGATCTACCAGGCGACCCTCAACGAGATGGCCAGCCTGCGGCAGCAGCGGCTGCAGATGCAGGCGGTCGGCAACGGCCGGGGCGCCGACGCCGCCACCGCCGCCATCGAGGCCGGCCAGAAGCAGCTCGACACGATCGGCCCGAAACTGCCTGATTACCAGGCGCTGCTCGCCCAACGCGACGCCGCCACCAGCGCGCTCTCCTCGGCCCGGCAGGGTCTGCAGGCGGCGCGGGCGCAGGTGCAGGCCGCCGACCCGGCTGAGGTCGCCAGCGTCGGCGCGGTTCGCGCGGTCTCCCGGACCAGCAGTCTGATCAACGCCACCGTGCCGGTCGCCGGAGCCGGACTGCTGCTCGCCGTGGTCCTGGTCGCGATGCTGGAACTGCTGGCCCGCAACCGGGCCGGGGACCCGCCGACGTCGGCCACCGACACTCCGGTGCCGCCGCCGGGGCCGCGCCCCACCGGCGGTGACGAAACCCGGGAGATCCCGGTGGCCCGGGTCGGTCGGGCGACGCCGGCGGGGCAGCTCTCGCGCGGCGGCGGCCGGGTGTACGAGTCAGGTGGCGCGCTCGAACCGCAGACGGGGCGGTGA
- a CDS encoding nucleotide pyrophosphatase/phosphodiesterase family protein: MNPLLVLDVVGLTPRLLRHMPRLAALADTGFQAELGTVLPAVTCSVQSTFLTGETPAGHGIVGNGWYFRDLGEVFLWRQHNALVGGEKLWHAARRVRPDYTVANICWWYAMGADVNWTVTPRPVYHADGRKDPDCYTDPPELHDELTGRLGTFPLFSYWGAGAGLVSSEWIAKATRQIMVDHSPDLTLAYLPHLDYDLQRYGGDGPHAQRAAAELDAVLAPLLDAAAARGTTVVALSEYGITDVSQPVHVNRLLRAEGLLRVYTQAGMEYLDPWTSRAFAVADHQIAHVYVRDPADVPAVAALCAGLPGVAQVLDADGKAAAGLDHPRSGELVLVAEPQAWFTYYYWRDDAAAPDFARLVEIHRKPGYDPAELLFDPANPGAAKARAAIALARKKVGLRYTMNVVGLDAGARAVRGSHGRLPADPADGPVLLCSSPAAARDRVAATEVKSLLLELAGLGDAVRAPATEVAR; this comes from the coding sequence ATGAACCCGCTGCTCGTGCTCGACGTGGTCGGGCTGACCCCCCGGCTGCTGCGCCACATGCCCCGGCTGGCGGCGCTGGCCGACACCGGTTTCCAGGCCGAACTCGGCACCGTCCTGCCGGCGGTCACCTGCTCGGTGCAGTCGACGTTCCTCACCGGTGAGACGCCGGCCGGGCACGGTATCGTCGGCAACGGCTGGTACTTCCGCGACCTCGGCGAGGTGTTCCTCTGGCGCCAGCACAACGCGCTGGTCGGCGGGGAGAAACTGTGGCACGCCGCCCGCCGGGTCCGCCCCGACTACACGGTGGCGAACATCTGCTGGTGGTACGCGATGGGTGCGGACGTCAACTGGACGGTCACGCCCCGGCCGGTCTACCACGCCGACGGCCGCAAGGATCCGGACTGCTACACCGATCCGCCGGAGCTGCACGACGAGCTGACCGGCCGGCTCGGCACCTTTCCGCTGTTCTCCTACTGGGGTGCCGGGGCCGGCCTGGTGTCGTCGGAGTGGATCGCGAAGGCGACCCGGCAGATCATGGTCGACCATTCGCCGGACCTGACTCTGGCGTACCTGCCGCATCTCGACTACGACCTGCAACGTTACGGCGGCGACGGTCCGCACGCGCAGCGGGCGGCGGCCGAGCTCGACGCGGTGCTCGCCCCGCTGCTGGACGCGGCGGCGGCGCGCGGTACGACCGTGGTGGCGTTGTCCGAGTACGGCATCACCGACGTGTCGCAGCCGGTGCACGTCAACCGGCTGCTGCGTGCCGAAGGTCTGCTGCGGGTCTACACCCAGGCCGGCATGGAGTACCTCGACCCGTGGACGTCGCGGGCGTTCGCCGTCGCGGACCACCAGATCGCCCACGTGTACGTCCGGGATCCGGCCGACGTGCCGGCGGTGGCCGCGCTCTGCGCCGGCCTGCCCGGGGTGGCGCAGGTCCTCGACGCCGACGGCAAGGCGGCGGCCGGGCTGGACCATCCGCGCTCCGGCGAACTGGTGCTGGTCGCCGAGCCGCAGGCCTGGTTCACCTACTACTACTGGCGCGACGACGCGGCCGCTCCGGACTTCGCCCGGTTGGTGGAGATCCACCGCAAACCCGGCTACGACCCGGCGGAGCTGCTGTTCGACCCGGCCAATCCGGGCGCGGCGAAGGCCCGGGCGGCGATCGCCCTGGCCCGCAAGAAGGTCGGCCTGCGGTACACGATGAACGTGGTCGGACTGGACGCCGGCGCGCGGGCGGTCCGTGGCTCGCACGGCCGGCTGCCGGCCGACCCCGCCGACGGACCGGTGCTGCTCTGCTCGTCACCGGCGGCGGCCCGCGACCGTGTCGCCGCCACCGAGGTCAAGTCGTTGCTGCTGGAGTTGGCCGGCCTCGGCGACGCGGTGCGTGCCCCGGCCACGGAGGTGGCCCGGTGA
- a CDS encoding polyprenyl synthetase family protein, which yields MTVAPARPGAAADGAGPGPAAADSAGPGPAVVDGSLRARCDAELTAFLDRQDPHWPDGAPRGVYDILRRFVLVGGKRLRPTFCYWGWRGAGGADCREIVAAAAALEIFHAFALIHDDIMDGSDRRRGEPSVHRVFADLHTRSAWRGDSGRYGHSAALLCGDLCAAWADQMFHECGLDAEQIRRGYGVFAGMRTEVIAGQYLDLVSGVGDGSVASALTVIRMKAARYTVTRPLQIGAALAGAGPELLAAYAAFGDPLGDAFQLRDDVLGVFGDPTVTGKSVLDDLREGKSTVMMALARNMADRGQTVRLRELFGNPELDAAGADELRTIIVDTGALEAIEQMIRIRTQEAVTILVDASLTPETRTELTALAESVAERQR from the coding sequence GTGACCGTCGCGCCGGCCCGCCCCGGTGCCGCCGCTGACGGTGCCGGCCCGGGTCCGGCCGCCGCTGACAGTGCCGGCCCGGGTCCGGCCGTGGTCGACGGCTCGCTGCGGGCCCGGTGCGACGCGGAGTTGACGGCGTTCCTGGACCGGCAGGACCCGCACTGGCCGGACGGGGCGCCGCGCGGGGTGTACGACATTCTGCGCCGGTTCGTCCTGGTCGGCGGTAAGCGACTGCGGCCCACGTTCTGCTACTGGGGATGGCGCGGTGCCGGCGGCGCGGACTGCCGGGAGATCGTCGCGGCCGCCGCCGCGCTGGAGATCTTCCACGCGTTCGCGCTGATCCACGACGACATCATGGACGGCAGTGACCGCCGTCGGGGCGAGCCCTCGGTGCACCGGGTCTTCGCCGACCTGCACACCCGGTCGGCCTGGCGGGGCGACTCCGGCCGGTACGGGCACAGTGCCGCGCTGCTCTGCGGTGACCTGTGCGCCGCGTGGGCGGACCAGATGTTCCACGAGTGTGGCCTCGACGCTGAGCAGATCCGGCGCGGCTACGGGGTCTTCGCCGGGATGCGTACCGAGGTGATCGCCGGTCAGTACCTGGACCTGGTCTCCGGTGTCGGCGACGGTTCGGTGGCCAGTGCGCTGACGGTAATCCGGATGAAAGCCGCCAGATACACGGTTACCCGACCATTGCAGATCGGTGCTGCCCTGGCTGGGGCTGGACCTGAGCTGCTGGCCGCGTACGCTGCCTTCGGTGATCCACTGGGCGATGCCTTTCAGCTCCGCGACGACGTACTCGGGGTGTTCGGCGATCCCACGGTCACCGGCAAGTCGGTGCTCGACGATCTGCGAGAGGGCAAGTCGACGGTGATGATGGCGCTGGCCCGCAACATGGCGGACCGTGGTCAGACCGTGCGGCTGCGAGAACTGTTCGGCAACCCGGAGCTGGACGCCGCCGGGGCCGACGAACTGCGCACGATCATCGTCGACACCGGAGCACTCGAGGCGATCGAGCAGATGATCCGGATTCGTACCCAGGAAGCGGTCACCATTCTCGTCGATGCGTCGTTGACCCCCGAGACGCGTACGGAATTGACCGCCCTGGCTGAGTCGGTGGCTGAGCGGCAGCGCTGA
- the eboE gene encoding metabolite traffic protein EboE has product MRLSDRHRRTVHLSYCTNVHPAEDLDGVLGQLDTYAVPVRAQLAADPLGLGLWLAAPAAAALAADPAARRRLRAALTDRGLEVVTLNGFPYEAFQAPVVKHAVYHPDWADPRRLDYTLALARILADLMPDDAERGSISTLPLAWREPWDSDRADACARMLDRLAAGLADVERDTGRTVRVGFEPEPGCAVETTAQAAQLLAGVDTDRLGVCVDLAHLACAWEEPVAAIGRLRAAGLPVVKVQVSAALEVTDPVRDRSAIAGYVEPRFLHQTRSGTAGATDDLDAALDAGLPGPWRVHYHVPLHAAPVAPLTSTMPQLRAGLAAIVDGTDCDHFDVETYTWGVLPEGQRPTGPAQLAAGIAAELAQAHDELVALGLSARTRTAAGSEAA; this is encoded by the coding sequence ATGCGGCTGTCCGACCGGCACCGCCGTACGGTCCACCTCAGCTACTGCACCAACGTGCACCCGGCCGAGGACCTCGACGGGGTGCTCGGCCAGCTCGACACGTACGCGGTGCCGGTCCGCGCGCAGCTGGCCGCCGACCCGCTCGGCCTCGGGCTGTGGCTGGCCGCGCCGGCCGCCGCCGCGCTGGCCGCCGACCCGGCCGCCCGTCGCCGGCTGCGGGCCGCGCTCACCGATCGTGGCCTGGAAGTGGTCACCCTCAACGGATTCCCGTACGAGGCGTTCCAGGCACCGGTGGTCAAACACGCCGTCTACCACCCGGACTGGGCCGACCCGCGTCGGCTCGACTACACCCTGGCGCTGGCCCGGATCCTCGCCGACCTGATGCCCGACGACGCCGAGCGTGGCTCCATCTCCACCCTGCCGTTGGCCTGGCGCGAGCCGTGGGACAGCGACCGGGCCGACGCCTGCGCCCGGATGCTGGACCGGCTGGCCGCCGGCCTGGCCGACGTCGAACGGGACACCGGCCGGACCGTCCGGGTCGGCTTCGAACCCGAACCGGGCTGCGCCGTGGAGACCACCGCCCAGGCCGCGCAGCTGCTGGCCGGCGTCGACACCGACCGGCTCGGTGTCTGCGTCGACCTGGCCCACCTGGCCTGCGCCTGGGAGGAGCCGGTCGCCGCGATCGGCCGGCTGCGGGCCGCCGGGCTGCCGGTGGTCAAGGTCCAGGTGTCGGCCGCGTTGGAGGTCACCGACCCGGTCCGTGACCGGTCCGCGATCGCCGGGTACGTCGAACCACGGTTCCTGCACCAGACCCGGTCGGGTACCGCCGGGGCGACCGACGACCTCGACGCGGCGCTCGACGCCGGGCTGCCCGGCCCGTGGCGGGTCCACTACCACGTACCGCTGCACGCCGCCCCGGTCGCGCCGTTGACCTCGACGATGCCGCAGCTGCGGGCCGGTCTCGCCGCGATCGTCGACGGCACCGACTGCGACCACTTCGACGTGGAGACCTACACCTGGGGGGTGCTGCCGGAAGGGCAACGCCCCACCGGGCCGGCGCAGCTCGCCGCCGGGATCGCCGCCGAGCTCGCGCAGGCCCACGACGAACTGGTCGCGCTCGGCCTGAGCGCCCGCACCCGTACCGCCGCCGGATCGGAGGCCGCATGA
- a CDS encoding glycosyltransferase family 4 protein: protein MAIPHQVTGNSHPVDQEGAETGTGYRPLRIAMIGQKGMPATYGGIERHVEELASRLAGRGHDVTVYCRPSYGSVPMDRYRGVRLRQVRTVASKHLDAIVHSTTSTLAAMRERPDIVHYHGLGPGLVAPLPRYLARSKVVLTVHGLDQQRAKWSRLAQTVLGTAHWLSGYVPDARVAVSRGLASHYQTRFGSLANYIPNGVSAPRQVPARHIGARFGLTPGRYLLMVGRLVPEKSADLLVRAFREVDTDIRLAIVGGSSFSDDFVARVRAEAVDDPRIVFTGFAYGDLLAELYSHAAGFVQPSRLEGLPLTLLEAASYGLPVIASDITPHVEVLTADGPGHRIFRDGDPDDLVRALRQLVADPAGERAGAQALRDRVTSEYTWDAAAAELETLYHELLQPRRTPLIRPRRKVRSEPDG, encoded by the coding sequence GTGGCCATCCCCCATCAGGTGACTGGGAACTCCCACCCGGTCGACCAGGAAGGTGCCGAGACCGGCACGGGGTACCGGCCCCTGCGCATCGCCATGATCGGCCAGAAGGGGATGCCTGCGACCTACGGCGGGATCGAGCGGCACGTCGAAGAACTCGCCAGCCGGCTGGCCGGCCGAGGGCACGACGTCACGGTCTACTGCCGGCCCAGCTACGGCTCGGTGCCGATGGACCGCTACCGGGGCGTACGGCTGCGTCAGGTACGGACGGTGGCCAGCAAACACCTCGACGCCATCGTGCACTCCACCACCTCCACCCTCGCCGCCATGCGCGAACGGCCCGACATCGTGCACTACCACGGACTCGGCCCCGGCCTGGTCGCCCCGCTGCCGCGATACCTCGCCCGCAGCAAGGTCGTCCTCACCGTGCACGGTCTCGACCAGCAGCGGGCCAAGTGGAGCCGGCTCGCCCAGACCGTCCTCGGCACCGCCCACTGGCTCTCCGGCTACGTACCCGACGCCCGGGTCGCCGTCTCCCGGGGGCTGGCCAGCCACTACCAGACCCGGTTCGGCAGCCTGGCCAACTACATCCCCAACGGGGTCAGCGCCCCCCGGCAGGTGCCGGCCCGGCACATCGGTGCCCGGTTCGGCCTCACCCCCGGGCGGTACCTGCTGATGGTCGGCCGGCTCGTTCCGGAGAAGTCGGCGGACCTGCTGGTCCGGGCGTTCCGCGAGGTCGACACCGACATCCGGCTGGCCATCGTCGGCGGGTCGTCGTTCAGCGACGACTTCGTCGCCCGGGTCCGTGCCGAAGCGGTCGACGACCCGCGGATCGTGTTCACCGGGTTCGCCTACGGTGACCTGCTCGCCGAGCTCTACTCGCACGCCGCCGGGTTCGTCCAGCCGTCCCGGCTGGAAGGGCTGCCGTTGACCCTGCTGGAAGCCGCCTCGTACGGCCTGCCGGTGATCGCCAGCGACATCACCCCGCACGTCGAGGTGCTCACCGCCGACGGTCCCGGTCACCGGATCTTCCGCGACGGCGACCCCGACGACCTGGTCCGGGCGCTGCGCCAACTGGTCGCCGACCCGGCCGGCGAGCGGGCCGGAGCCCAGGCGCTGCGCGACCGGGTCACCAGCGAGTACACCTGGGACGCCGCCGCCGCCGAACTCGAGACGCTCTACCACGAATTGCTGCAACCGCGTCGGACACCGCTGATCCGGCCCCGCCGTAAGGTTCGGTCGGAACCAGACGGCTGA
- a CDS encoding O-antigen ligase family protein: MTTTRHEPRPAGRAPDDAMASGGSAVPNDGRPARPAGRLLSLLAAVAAAAVAVAAGLALAAGDRRGVVLPLALTAGVAVGVLAMTRFSGYVILMLAVRPLLDVVKLSGPTAGRADTEQASRLTDPSTMVAVLFLLAAGLWLAAQLRRRGRLHGSPLGWAMLLVGATALVSAVGAHRPTPSLLEALRIMTVVVMFVVLEQLMPDRAAIRRILIACYASLALALLYTVLTSAFGQVPSEVKGEFIRVSGPFSQSTTFGRYLMFLVIFGFAIYRFLARRAQLALGVLLGLSLVFLMLTNTRSAILGAALGLIVVAVLHRSGRMLATLLVVAVAGVSLLPSVGDRFAQLAQDRPTGGGPTGNTLQWRVGYWAEIIPLANRNPVTGIGPNMTQHETPQAKKPHNDLLRAYVETGLAGLLAYLAMLLLLLHTARTALRRAPPGSLEQGVAVGFAGCAVSFIAVSLGSNVISNVVTLWYFVAFAAAASAIAHGRAATAPVAAPAPPVRYE; the protein is encoded by the coding sequence GTGACCACAACACGACACGAGCCCCGGCCAGCGGGTCGGGCGCCGGACGACGCCATGGCGTCCGGCGGCTCCGCCGTACCCAATGATGGCCGGCCCGCGCGGCCGGCCGGCCGGCTGCTCAGCCTGCTCGCCGCGGTGGCCGCCGCCGCCGTCGCGGTCGCCGCCGGTCTGGCGCTCGCCGCCGGGGACCGGCGCGGGGTGGTCCTGCCGCTGGCGCTCACCGCCGGCGTCGCCGTCGGGGTGCTGGCCATGACCCGGTTCTCCGGGTACGTGATCCTGATGCTCGCCGTACGGCCCCTGCTGGACGTGGTCAAGCTCAGCGGCCCCACCGCCGGGCGGGCCGACACGGAGCAGGCATCCCGGCTGACCGACCCGTCGACGATGGTGGCGGTGCTGTTCCTGCTCGCCGCCGGACTCTGGCTCGCCGCCCAGCTGCGCCGCCGGGGCCGGCTGCACGGCTCCCCGCTGGGCTGGGCGATGCTGCTCGTCGGGGCGACCGCACTGGTCAGCGCGGTCGGCGCGCACCGGCCGACGCCGAGCCTGCTGGAAGCCCTCCGGATCATGACCGTCGTGGTCATGTTCGTCGTTCTCGAACAGTTGATGCCCGACCGGGCGGCGATCCGGCGGATCCTGATCGCCTGCTACGCCTCGCTGGCCCTGGCTCTGCTCTACACCGTGCTGACCAGTGCCTTCGGGCAGGTGCCGTCCGAGGTCAAAGGTGAGTTCATCCGGGTCAGCGGGCCGTTCAGCCAGTCCACCACCTTCGGTCGGTACCTGATGTTCCTGGTGATCTTCGGGTTCGCGATCTACCGGTTCCTGGCGCGGCGGGCCCAGCTGGCGCTCGGCGTACTGCTCGGGCTCTCCCTGGTCTTCCTGATGCTCACCAACACCCGGTCGGCGATCCTCGGCGCGGCGCTCGGCCTGATCGTCGTCGCGGTGCTGCACCGCAGCGGCCGGATGCTGGCGACCCTGCTGGTCGTCGCGGTCGCCGGGGTCAGCCTGCTGCCGTCGGTGGGTGACCGGTTCGCCCAGCTGGCCCAGGACCGGCCGACCGGCGGCGGACCGACCGGCAACACCCTGCAGTGGCGGGTGGGCTACTGGGCGGAGATCATCCCGCTGGCCAACCGCAACCCGGTCACCGGCATCGGGCCGAACATGACCCAGCACGAGACACCGCAGGCCAAGAAGCCGCACAACGACCTGCTCCGGGCGTACGTGGAAACCGGCCTCGCCGGCCTGCTCGCCTACCTGGCGATGCTGCTGTTGCTGCTGCACACCGCCCGGACCGCCCTGCGTCGCGCCCCGCCGGGCAGCCTGGAACAGGGCGTCGCCGTCGGCTTCGCCGGCTGCGCCGTATCGTTCATCGCGGTCAGCCTCGGCTCCAACGTCATCTCCAACGTGGTGACACTCTGGTACTTCGTCGCCTTCGCCGCCGCCGCCAGCGCCATCGCCCACGGCCGGGCCGCCACTGCGCCGGTGGCCGCCCCGGCCCCACCAGTCCGGTACGAGTAG
- a CDS encoding oligosaccharide flippase family protein, whose protein sequence is MARSNRRRGGDVPAGVTPPTPTPTDPPPTAAAESGDQHIRGMARGGGLNLVGAVLNQGAVFLVMLLLARFLGISEVGQYAQCYAVLALLSLLSLSGFRAGLTRFVAVHLADDDPAAIRGTIRLGLAISAGSATAIAVALALAAPALAAALNDPGLVTGLRLVALTLPALTVCEAALAATRGWRTQRPFTLIGQIYEPGTRLVLTALALIAGVGVTGSYWALVIAGWSAALLALGALARLMRKVAPSPVVYRPRQLFSFSTVSWVSSLSSTGLIWVDTLMLGFFANDEIGVYNVATRLVTVAIFVLAPINAAFGPYLAYLHHQGRADEVRRIYGAATGWVVRLSLPAFVALLVFPESLLTVFGGGFAAGAAVTLILAVGQLVNAATGPCGTVLNMSGRVAINMYDNIAALLLNILLNLWLIPAYGIIGAAISWAISLAVVNIARVLQVRALIHAVPVTVGMLKGFAAGLAAFAAGLVVRLLLPGWPEQLLVGLPVVVTTYVGVVLALGLSREDIMVLRTLRRGGRRGGGGANGGGANGGPGPGGGRATAAATLQEVPR, encoded by the coding sequence GTGGCGCGCTCGAACCGCAGACGGGGCGGTGACGTGCCCGCCGGGGTGACGCCGCCAACTCCAACGCCGACGGACCCGCCGCCGACCGCTGCCGCCGAGTCCGGTGACCAGCACATCCGGGGCATGGCCCGCGGCGGCGGACTGAACCTGGTCGGGGCCGTCCTCAACCAGGGCGCGGTCTTCCTGGTCATGCTGCTGCTGGCCCGTTTCCTCGGGATCAGCGAGGTCGGCCAGTACGCCCAGTGTTACGCGGTGCTGGCCCTGCTCAGCCTGCTGTCGCTGTCCGGGTTCCGGGCCGGGCTGACCCGGTTCGTCGCCGTACACCTGGCCGACGACGACCCGGCGGCGATCCGCGGCACCATCCGGCTCGGCCTGGCCATCTCCGCCGGTTCGGCGACCGCGATCGCGGTCGCGCTGGCCCTGGCCGCACCGGCGTTGGCCGCCGCGCTCAACGACCCCGGCCTGGTCACCGGGCTGCGCCTGGTGGCGCTGACTTTGCCGGCGCTGACCGTCTGCGAAGCGGCGCTCGCCGCCACCCGGGGCTGGCGCACCCAGCGTCCGTTCACCCTGATCGGGCAGATCTACGAACCGGGTACCCGGCTCGTACTGACCGCGCTGGCCCTGATCGCCGGCGTCGGCGTCACCGGCAGTTACTGGGCGTTGGTCATCGCCGGCTGGTCGGCGGCGCTGCTGGCCCTCGGCGCGCTGGCCCGGCTGATGCGCAAGGTCGCACCGAGTCCGGTCGTGTACCGGCCCCGGCAACTGTTCAGCTTCTCCACGGTCAGCTGGGTGTCGTCGCTGTCGTCGACCGGGCTGATCTGGGTCGACACCCTGATGCTGGGCTTCTTCGCCAACGACGAGATCGGCGTCTACAACGTCGCCACCCGGCTGGTCACCGTCGCGATATTCGTCCTCGCCCCGATCAACGCCGCGTTCGGGCCGTACCTGGCGTACCTGCACCACCAGGGGCGGGCCGACGAGGTACGGCGAATCTACGGTGCCGCCACCGGCTGGGTGGTACGGCTGTCGCTGCCGGCGTTCGTGGCCTTGCTGGTCTTCCCGGAGAGCCTGCTGACGGTCTTCGGCGGCGGGTTCGCCGCCGGGGCGGCGGTCACCCTGATCCTCGCGGTCGGGCAGCTGGTCAACGCGGCCACCGGACCGTGCGGCACGGTGCTCAACATGTCCGGCCGGGTGGCGATCAACATGTACGACAACATCGCCGCCCTGCTGCTGAACATCCTGCTCAACCTCTGGCTGATTCCGGCGTACGGGATCATCGGCGCGGCGATCTCGTGGGCGATCTCGCTGGCGGTGGTCAACATCGCCCGGGTGCTGCAGGTACGGGCCCTGATCCACGCGGTGCCGGTCACCGTCGGCATGCTCAAGGGGTTCGCCGCCGGGCTGGCCGCGTTCGCCGCCGGCCTGGTCGTCCGGCTGCTGCTGCCCGGCTGGCCGGAGCAGCTGCTGGTCGGGCTGCCGGTGGTGGTGACGACCTACGTCGGGGTGGTGCTCGCGCTGGGCCTGAGCCGGGAGGACATCATGGTCCTGCGTACCCTGCGCCGGGGCGGCCGGCGCGGCGGCGGTGGCGCAAACGGCGGTGGCGCAAACGGCGGCCCGGGACCCGGCGGTGGCCGCGCCACGGCCGCCGCGACCCTGCAGGAGGTGCCGAGGTGA